In the Trueperaceae bacterium genome, one interval contains:
- a CDS encoding vitamin K-dependent gamma-carboxylase, which produces MISSTHLELREIKICFEFRAPSETMTDLNRASRQQTSQTPKPSIIAHLFTDLDGTSLAVFRIAFGLIMHWEVWRYFLNDWIREYYIWPAFNFPYPFFEWVTPWAGSGMFLHFAVLGILSLFITTGLFYRISAPLFFVGITYVFLLEESHYLNHMYLVCLLSFLLIFVPANRCLSLDKIIIGKGWGTKIPAWSLYLIGSQIAIPYFFGGVAKIGTDWLLARPLAIGLAGFADLPLVGPMFEQTWGLLFIAYSGLLLDLFIVPLLLWPRSRSIAFSLITGFHLLNAFWFQIGIFPWFMMLAGTIFFSPDWPQKMLMRIKSVSRLGQWGVGITGLLGGLIAWAAIGLSLVPILVGILSGLVISWLAIDALWPEEKSLSLPNKTFYTITKSHKVTSILLALWMIFQVTIPLRHYLIPSVVHWTEEGHRFAWHMKLRAKEAKVRFFAYKPKTGEAKSINPLFTLTARQYQKMSSRPDMIRQFSRYLKLNLDPTGTEGIEIRVDAVASLNGRPEQRLIDPKVDLASVKTSKLAKNFWIIPLNNP; this is translated from the coding sequence ATGATATCCTCAACCCACCTTGAGTTACGGGAAATTAAGATCTGTTTTGAGTTTCGCGCGCCATCAGAAACCATGACTGACCTAAATAGGGCATCTCGCCAACAAACCTCACAGACGCCTAAGCCCTCTATTATCGCTCACCTGTTTACTGATCTCGATGGCACCAGCCTCGCGGTTTTCCGTATAGCCTTCGGCCTGATCATGCACTGGGAAGTCTGGCGTTATTTCTTGAACGATTGGATTCGGGAGTACTACATTTGGCCTGCCTTTAATTTTCCCTACCCTTTTTTTGAATGGGTAACTCCCTGGGCTGGCAGCGGAATGTTCTTACACTTTGCTGTCCTCGGCATCCTCTCACTATTTATCACAACAGGTCTTTTTTACAGAATAAGTGCGCCTCTATTCTTTGTTGGCATTACATATGTTTTCCTACTTGAAGAATCTCATTACCTGAATCACATGTACTTGGTGTGCCTACTTAGCTTCCTGCTGATTTTTGTCCCAGCTAACCGATGCCTATCGCTTGACAAGATCATTATCGGCAAAGGATGGGGAACTAAAATCCCTGCGTGGTCCCTTTACTTGATTGGAAGTCAGATAGCAATTCCTTACTTCTTTGGTGGTGTAGCTAAGATTGGCACCGATTGGCTTCTCGCGCGACCACTTGCAATCGGTCTCGCTGGATTTGCTGACCTGCCCCTTGTAGGTCCTATGTTTGAACAGACTTGGGGACTCCTGTTCATTGCCTACAGTGGCCTTCTCCTTGATTTATTTATTGTTCCCTTACTACTATGGCCCCGGAGCAGAAGTATCGCCTTCTCTTTAATCACTGGCTTTCATCTATTAAATGCCTTCTGGTTCCAGATCGGTATTTTCCCATGGTTCATGATGCTTGCTGGCACAATCTTTTTTTCTCCAGACTGGCCACAAAAAATGCTTATGCGAATCAAATCTGTCTCTAGATTAGGGCAATGGGGAGTGGGGATCACTGGGTTACTGGGCGGCTTAATTGCCTGGGCAGCGATTGGGCTATCCCTTGTGCCAATCCTTGTTGGTATTCTTTCAGGGCTAGTAATTTCCTGGTTAGCAATTGACGCATTATGGCCAGAAGAAAAGTCATTGTCGCTACCGAATAAAACTTTTTATACCATCACTAAATCGCACAAAGTTACGAGCATTCTCCTCGCATTATGGATGATTTTTCAAGTAACCATTCCGCTACGACACTACTTAATTCCAAGTGTGGTGCATTGGACTGAGGAAGGTCATCGCTTTGCTTGGCACATGAAGCTCCGCGCTAAAGAGGCAAAGGTGCGTTTCTTTGCTTATAAACCAAAAACTGGAGAAGCTAAAAGCATAAATCCCCTTTTCACCCTCACGGCACGACAGTATCAAAAAATGTCTAGCCGACCAGACATGATCCGGCAATTTTCCCGCTATCTAAAACTCAATCTTGATCCGACCGGAACCGAAGGTATTGAGATTAGAGTTGATGCTGTTGCTTCTTTAAACGGACGACCAGAACAGCGCTTAATCGACCCGAAAGTTGATCTTGCATCGGTGAAAACCAGTAAACTGGCGAAAAATTTTTGGATAATACCTCTCAACAATCCCTAA
- a CDS encoding threonine dehydratase, translating into MSVTLTEIRSAAHRIANAAIRTPLVKLPLKGEVYAKTENLQKTGSFKYRGAYNFLASLNPDERRLGVVAHSSGNHAQAVALAAKSFGVPATLVIPEGAPEIKIRKTIEHGAKVLRCKNNRADRTRVAKEVVEATGQVLIPPFEHPWVIAGQGTVGIEIVEDLPEVSNVIVCVGGGGLIAGISTAVKSICPEAKVIGVEPELAGDAAQSFETGSPVEWPAEDVTRTIADGVRTQRVGDLNFSIIQDHVDGFVTVTEEEILQATRWYALEAHVMVEPTGALALAGYRMLLREIYPNLTLNPGPTVLLISGGNIEPKLMAKIIQS; encoded by the coding sequence GTGAGTGTAACACTTACAGAAATCCGCTCTGCTGCCCACCGAATTGCAAACGCAGCAATCCGTACCCCACTAGTGAAACTACCCTTAAAAGGTGAGGTGTACGCTAAGACCGAAAACCTACAAAAGACCGGATCGTTCAAGTACCGTGGTGCCTATAACTTCCTAGCTTCGCTAAATCCTGACGAAAGAAGATTAGGGGTCGTCGCCCATTCAAGCGGCAATCACGCACAGGCAGTTGCACTTGCAGCCAAATCGTTTGGAGTTCCAGCCACGCTAGTTATTCCTGAAGGCGCACCTGAAATCAAAATCCGCAAGACTATCGAACATGGTGCTAAAGTCTTACGGTGTAAAAACAACAGAGCTGACCGGACGAGAGTTGCTAAAGAGGTGGTCGAGGCAACAGGCCAGGTCCTGATTCCTCCGTTTGAACACCCTTGGGTCATTGCTGGTCAGGGAACAGTCGGCATTGAAATAGTCGAGGACCTTCCTGAGGTTAGCAACGTCATTGTGTGCGTCGGTGGTGGCGGCCTGATAGCTGGAATAAGTACTGCAGTCAAGTCGATTTGTCCTGAAGCTAAAGTAATTGGCGTAGAACCTGAACTAGCTGGAGATGCCGCCCAGTCGTTTGAAACAGGCAGCCCCGTAGAGTGGCCTGCTGAGGATGTAACCCGAACAATCGCGGACGGAGTTCGAACTCAACGGGTTGGGGATTTGAACTTCTCTATTATTCAGGATCATGTTGACGGCTTTGTTACTGTTACCGAAGAAGAAATACTACAAGCAACACGCTGGTACGCCCTAGAGGCACACGTAATGGTTGAACCTACTGGCGCACTGGCCCTAGCTGGTTACCGTATGCTCCTACGAGAGATCTATCCAAACCTAACCCTTAACCCAGGACCAACAGTTCTGTTAATTAGTGGGGGGAACATTGAACCCAAGTTGATGGCAAAAATCATCCAGTCATAG
- a CDS encoding (2Fe-2S)-binding protein, which yields MELIVNGRPHNVDVSPDDLLLWVLRDALGMTGTKYGCGLGICGSCTVHLDGQVTRSCITTVAAAEGREITTIEGLSASGGLHPVQRAFLELEVPQCSWCMSGQMMTAAAFLEKNSAPNETEIVEAMTGNYCRCGCYVRIKTAVAMAAEIAREDS from the coding sequence ATGGAATTGATTGTTAATGGGCGTCCCCACAACGTTGACGTATCTCCCGATGATCTCTTGCTATGGGTTTTGCGGGATGCTCTCGGAATGACCGGTACCAAATACGGTTGCGGACTAGGAATTTGCGGTTCCTGCACTGTACATCTAGACGGTCAAGTAACTAGGTCCTGCATAACCACCGTCGCTGCTGCCGAGGGTCGAGAGATAACCACTATTGAAGGACTCTCGGCTTCTGGAGGCCTGCATCCTGTCCAGAGGGCTTTCTTGGAATTAGAGGTACCACAGTGTAGTTGGTGCATGAGCGGACAAATGATGACAGCAGCGGCTTTTTTAGAGAAGAATTCGGCACCCAATGAGACTGAGATTGTTGAGGCAATGACCGGAAATTACTGTCGTTGTGGATGTTATGTGCGTATCAAGACTGCTGTAGCGATGGCCGCAGAAATAGCTCGAGAAGATTCATGA
- a CDS encoding xylose isomerase has product MLDELVDTGYVGTELGDWGFMPTEPKVLALELGARNLELIGSWVTVRLYDESSHQAGVEQAIRTAQLMAKASSNSPIINIGPDHGSVPLRHANAGRILREHGLTKTAWKVYTRGAERVARETLISTGLQSAFHPHGSTYVETPDEIDTFLANTDPSLVGLCYDTGHFALGGGDPVEGIFRYADRIRLVHFKDFCPEVVKQANQENMNYTEMIGAGVFSELGQGSVDFQAVLSALHDIGYNGWITVEQDILPGMGTPRKSAKKNRDYLRSIGL; this is encoded by the coding sequence ATGCTTGATGAGTTAGTTGATACAGGCTATGTCGGTACCGAATTAGGGGACTGGGGGTTCATGCCTACCGAACCCAAGGTTCTAGCCTTAGAGCTTGGGGCTCGTAACTTAGAATTGATTGGCTCGTGGGTCACCGTTCGTCTTTACGACGAATCAAGTCACCAAGCTGGTGTAGAGCAAGCGATCCGGACAGCCCAACTCATGGCAAAAGCTTCTTCGAACAGCCCTATTATCAATATCGGCCCGGATCACGGCTCAGTCCCATTACGCCATGCAAACGCCGGTAGAATTCTTCGAGAACACGGCCTGACCAAAACTGCCTGGAAAGTGTACACTCGCGGTGCTGAACGTGTCGCTCGAGAGACATTGATTAGTACTGGCCTTCAATCAGCATTTCATCCCCACGGCTCTACCTATGTTGAAACTCCTGATGAAATCGACACCTTCTTGGCTAATACTGACCCCAGTTTAGTCGGCTTGTGTTACGACACCGGTCATTTTGCTCTCGGTGGCGGTGACCCGGTCGAGGGAATTTTCCGATATGCCGACCGAATACGTCTTGTTCACTTCAAAGATTTTTGTCCAGAAGTGGTAAAACAAGCAAACCAGGAAAATATGAATTACACGGAAATGATTGGCGCTGGCGTATTCAGCGAACTTGGTCAGGGTAGCGTGGATTTCCAAGCTGTCCTTTCAGCATTACATGACATTGGTTACAATGGTTGGATAACGGTTGAACAAGATATTCTCCCTGGTATGGGTACCCCTAGAAAAAGCGCGAAAAAGAACCGTGATTACTTGAGATCCATCGGCCTCTGA
- a CDS encoding aminofutalosine synthase MqnE, producing MADKRLEGIAEKVVEGERLSFDEGMILYGTHDFPTVARLADQVRRRKVGDKAYFVHSLRLSQTNICYVGCTFCGFQRKFGEEGAWDWELEDVWEFIDRHYHPNLTEIHISSGHHPNRPWQYYLDLTAGLTERYPGVQVKAWTAAEIHHFTKITRPRKTYREVLVELKQAGLVALPGGGAEIFAEAVRTKIARAKVKAEEWLEIHRIAHELGLKTNATMLYGHVESYEDRLDHMIRLRQLEDETPGFLSFIPLAFQPDNNVLAKEIQRFEFTTGLDDLRNLAVSRLMLDNFPHIKGYWIMITPELTQVALSAGVSDIDGTIKEERIAHASGAVTDYGLSEDKLVSLIREAGRMPVRRDALYNELKLFV from the coding sequence ATTGCCGATAAGCGCCTCGAGGGCATAGCTGAAAAAGTTGTCGAAGGCGAACGACTTAGTTTTGACGAAGGCATGATTCTTTACGGAACACACGATTTTCCCACTGTTGCCAGGCTTGCTGATCAAGTGCGACGAAGAAAAGTAGGTGATAAGGCTTACTTCGTGCACTCCTTAAGGTTATCGCAGACAAACATTTGCTACGTTGGGTGTACATTCTGCGGCTTCCAGCGAAAATTTGGTGAGGAAGGCGCTTGGGATTGGGAGTTAGAGGATGTATGGGAGTTTATTGACAGACACTACCACCCTAACCTCACTGAGATTCATATATCTTCTGGTCATCACCCTAATCGCCCTTGGCAGTACTATCTTGACTTGACGGCTGGTCTTACCGAGCGTTATCCGGGGGTTCAGGTAAAAGCTTGGACTGCTGCGGAAATACATCACTTTACGAAAATCACTCGTCCGCGTAAGACATATCGAGAGGTGCTCGTTGAACTTAAACAAGCCGGGTTAGTCGCTCTACCTGGTGGCGGAGCGGAGATTTTTGCTGAGGCGGTTAGGACTAAGATTGCTCGCGCTAAGGTAAAAGCGGAAGAGTGGCTGGAAATCCACCGAATCGCCCACGAGCTCGGGCTTAAGACCAATGCAACGATGCTTTATGGTCACGTCGAGAGTTATGAGGATCGGCTTGATCATATGATTCGCTTGCGGCAGCTAGAGGATGAAACGCCGGGTTTTTTAAGCTTTATCCCGTTGGCATTTCAGCCTGACAACAACGTTCTTGCAAAAGAGATTCAACGTTTCGAATTCACAACAGGCTTGGATGACCTCCGGAATTTAGCTGTATCGCGGCTAATGCTTGACAATTTTCCTCACATTAAGGGGTACTGGATTATGATTACCCCCGAGCTAACCCAGGTGGCTCTTTCAGCTGGGGTTTCTGATATCGACGGGACGATAAAGGAAGAACGGATTGCTCACGCTTCCGGAGCGGTTACAGACTATGGGCTTAGTGAAGATAAGCTGGTTAGTCTTATTCGAGAAGCAGGTCGAATGCCGGTAAGGCGGGATGCTCTTTACAATGAATTAAAGCTCTTCGTTTGA
- a CDS encoding aspartate aminotransferase family protein: MQHPSSHENPLIVKSGQGVWITTVDGKRYLDAGSGLWNVNVGYGRDELADAAHAQMRTVAYANNYSGTSNMPAIELAHYLAGYAYEGLNTTFFTSGGTEANESAFKTARYYWKMLGKPEKFKVISRKDSFHGLSLATMSATGISRLWPMFEPRTPGFLHGASPNPYRYTEPLKSGETIGQSAANSIERIILQEGANTVAAVIAEPVQGAGGVIVPPDDYFPELRRICDQHNVLLIADEVITGFGRTGANFALHRWNVTPDILSFAKGVTSGYLPLGGIQISDAIREAIEDADLEQAWLHGFTCSGHPASCAVALENISIIEREKLVENAESMGNYLLDGFEVLKTKFESVDYARGLGLMCALDFVKSRRNRDPDAELAAEVKRHFQKLGVLARNVGSSLVFSPPLVISKSEIKHLIKMLEQSIEGALKLVKR, translated from the coding sequence ATGCAACATCCGTCCAGCCATGAAAACCCTTTAATAGTCAAATCTGGTCAGGGTGTATGGATCACAACTGTTGATGGGAAACGATATCTCGATGCCGGCTCAGGTTTATGGAACGTTAACGTAGGTTACGGACGAGATGAACTGGCAGATGCAGCCCATGCTCAGATGCGTACTGTCGCATACGCCAACAATTATTCCGGAACTAGTAATATGCCTGCCATTGAATTAGCGCATTACCTAGCCGGCTATGCATACGAGGGCCTTAACACCACCTTCTTCACTTCGGGCGGTACCGAAGCTAACGAAAGCGCATTCAAAACTGCCAGGTACTACTGGAAAATGTTGGGTAAACCCGAGAAATTTAAGGTGATATCACGTAAGGATTCATTTCACGGTCTATCTCTTGCGACTATGAGTGCTACCGGTATATCTCGTTTATGGCCAATGTTCGAACCTCGCACGCCAGGTTTCCTTCATGGCGCCTCACCCAACCCCTATCGTTATACCGAACCACTAAAATCCGGGGAAACCATAGGACAATCAGCAGCTAACTCTATTGAACGAATAATTTTACAGGAGGGGGCTAACACTGTTGCTGCAGTAATCGCCGAACCCGTTCAGGGCGCGGGGGGAGTGATTGTCCCGCCCGATGATTATTTCCCTGAGTTACGAAGAATTTGTGACCAGCACAATGTACTCTTGATCGCTGATGAAGTCATCACTGGATTCGGACGCACAGGCGCTAATTTTGCACTTCACAGGTGGAACGTCACTCCAGACATTCTCTCGTTTGCTAAAGGTGTAACTAGTGGGTACTTACCCTTGGGAGGAATACAAATATCAGACGCTATTAGGGAAGCAATTGAGGATGCTGACCTTGAACAAGCCTGGTTGCACGGCTTCACCTGTTCTGGACACCCTGCTTCTTGTGCAGTAGCACTTGAAAATATTTCTATCATAGAACGCGAGAAGCTAGTCGAAAATGCTGAATCGATGGGCAACTACCTGCTTGACGGATTTGAGGTCCTGAAAACCAAATTTGAAAGCGTGGATTACGCGCGTGGTCTTGGACTTATGTGTGCCCTTGATTTTGTCAAGAGCCGTAGAAACCGAGACCCTGACGCAGAACTTGCTGCAGAAGTAAAAAGGCATTTCCAAAAACTCGGCGTATTAGCTCGTAATGTTGGGAGTTCACTCGTATTTAGCCCGCCCTTAGTCATTTCGAAATCGGAAATAAAACACTTGATTAAAATGCTCGAACAAAGCATCGAAGGGGCCCTAAAACTGGTAAAAAGATGA
- a CDS encoding aldehyde oxidase — MLCAYQDCCSDGRRNSSRRFMRSEKRRWRISRRGFLIGFGLLGSGLAIGLTVGVREGRLALARYLDDSTAPGTVKAPPNLWFEILPDSTVKLYSPKVEMGQGVHTALAQIAAEELEIEWKDIKVVQASTVRGLNDPFGTGGSSSINSLFDPLREVAATLREMIRIKAADLWSLSPELVVATNGYVFQRNDFTEKLSYGEIAVTAGEWEVPEVIPTLKPRREYRYIGKSLPRVDSLSKLTGVATYGYDKYIDGMGYGVVARPKELGSELEYASPGRAIEQPGVITVLVEDGFAGVVATSRKEATEALKHLELRWSVVESFGTEDIERVTTVQDGRGVLIQRHGRTRANLQNKDQLISAEYRSPPAYHAHLEPQAALVDVRSDGVQAWVSTQSPELVQKELASILKRKRSDVEVMPTYLGGGFGRKLNVEVAGEAARLSQAAGRPVHVGWTREEDFLFGSFRPPTHSVLRGSLKGGRVEAIEHQLASGDVSLADLPAVAGAVMGADFAAWKGATIQYAVPHRRVTQQRVSLPIKTTWWRGLGLLANTFAVESFFDELAINAGVDPLEFRMNHLSGDEEALRLRKVLETAAEHADWGGPLPTGRAQGIACCTNVRTVVAQIAEVSVENNVIYVHRVTAAVDPGLVINPDGAIAQTQGSIVMALSSTLKENVSFSNSLPRARNFDQYPLLTLRETPEIDVVLVESGEEPFGMGEPPMGPVAAAVANAVFALTGKRIRRMPLDFS, encoded by the coding sequence ATGTTATGTGCGTATCAAGACTGCTGTAGCGATGGCCGCAGAAATAGCTCGAGAAGATTCATGAGGTCAGAAAAACGACGTTGGCGTATTTCTCGAAGAGGCTTCCTTATCGGATTTGGACTACTGGGTTCGGGACTTGCAATTGGATTGACGGTTGGAGTGCGTGAGGGTAGGCTTGCCTTAGCTCGGTACCTTGATGATTCTACTGCACCAGGGACAGTGAAAGCGCCTCCCAATCTTTGGTTCGAAATTTTGCCAGACAGCACGGTTAAACTGTACTCGCCGAAAGTTGAGATGGGACAAGGTGTACATACAGCTCTAGCCCAGATTGCTGCCGAGGAACTCGAGATCGAATGGAAAGATATCAAGGTGGTGCAAGCCAGTACTGTTCGGGGGCTTAACGACCCTTTCGGTACTGGTGGTAGTAGTTCAATAAACTCCCTTTTCGATCCGCTTCGGGAAGTTGCAGCCACACTGCGCGAAATGATCCGAATAAAGGCGGCAGACCTATGGTCCCTTTCCCCTGAATTAGTTGTGGCTACGAACGGTTATGTCTTTCAAAGAAACGACTTTACTGAGAAACTTTCGTACGGAGAAATTGCAGTTACTGCTGGAGAGTGGGAAGTACCAGAAGTTATTCCGACATTAAAGCCCAGGCGCGAATATAGATACATTGGTAAATCTCTTCCTAGGGTAGATTCTTTATCGAAATTAACTGGCGTGGCAACGTATGGCTACGATAAATATATTGACGGGATGGGCTATGGGGTAGTAGCCCGACCTAAGGAACTTGGAAGTGAATTAGAATATGCCTCTCCAGGTCGGGCTATCGAACAGCCTGGCGTGATTACAGTTTTGGTGGAGGACGGTTTTGCTGGGGTGGTGGCGACTAGTCGCAAAGAGGCCACCGAAGCCTTAAAGCACCTGGAACTGCGTTGGAGCGTTGTGGAGTCGTTTGGAACTGAAGATATTGAACGGGTCACGACCGTTCAAGACGGCCGTGGTGTTTTGATTCAGCGTCACGGTAGAACGCGAGCTAACCTACAAAACAAAGACCAATTAATTTCAGCAGAGTATCGTTCACCACCGGCCTATCACGCCCATCTTGAACCGCAAGCAGCCTTGGTAGACGTACGTTCAGACGGTGTTCAAGCTTGGGTTTCCACGCAGTCACCGGAGTTGGTTCAGAAAGAACTAGCAAGCATTCTGAAGAGAAAGCGGTCAGATGTAGAGGTTATGCCGACCTATCTGGGAGGGGGATTTGGCCGTAAGTTGAATGTAGAGGTAGCTGGTGAGGCTGCACGACTTTCTCAGGCGGCAGGTCGTCCTGTACATGTGGGTTGGACTAGGGAAGAAGATTTTTTGTTCGGAAGCTTCAGGCCACCTACCCACAGCGTTCTCCGAGGTTCTTTGAAGGGCGGTCGAGTTGAAGCAATAGAACATCAGCTAGCTAGTGGTGACGTAAGTCTTGCTGACCTTCCTGCGGTGGCTGGTGCCGTGATGGGAGCCGATTTTGCTGCTTGGAAGGGCGCTACAATCCAATATGCTGTGCCACATCGGCGTGTGACCCAGCAAAGGGTTTCGTTGCCTATTAAAACTACTTGGTGGCGTGGATTGGGCTTACTTGCAAACACGTTTGCTGTAGAGAGTTTCTTTGACGAGCTTGCAATAAATGCAGGGGTAGATCCATTAGAGTTCCGAATGAATCACTTATCCGGTGATGAAGAAGCTTTACGGCTGCGCAAAGTTCTAGAAACTGCTGCAGAGCATGCTGATTGGGGAGGGCCGTTGCCAACTGGTCGAGCCCAAGGTATAGCTTGTTGCACTAATGTTCGGACTGTGGTTGCTCAGATTGCCGAAGTTTCGGTGGAGAACAATGTAATTTATGTTCATCGGGTGACTGCAGCTGTTGATCCGGGACTTGTTATAAACCCCGATGGAGCGATTGCCCAGACTCAAGGTTCAATAGTAATGGCACTAAGTTCTACTCTGAAGGAGAACGTGAGTTTTTCTAACAGTTTGCCACGGGCCAGGAATTTTGATCAGTACCCCCTTTTGACGTTACGGGAGACCCCAGAAATAGATGTTGTATTAGTCGAAAGTGGGGAAGAACCGTTTGGAATGGGTGAGCCGCCGATGGGTCCTGTAGCCGCCGCTGTCGCCAATGCTGTGTTTGCGCTAACAGGCAAAAGGATTCGCAGGATGCCCTTAGATTTCTCCTAA
- a CDS encoding HslU--HslV peptidase ATPase subunit — MEGLTPIQIVEELDKHIIGQDKAKRSVAVALRNHYRRRQLSNELQEEITPKNILMIGPTGVGKTEIARRLARLAKAPFIKIEATKFTEVGYVGRDVDSIVRDLVQASYIMVEDEKKDEVAERASVAAEERLLDVLLPGGTQEGRNKMRVLLLAGKLEERQVEIEIKEEQSQASMMIPGMEEMGFKLQDMLSNAMPKRRVDRKVSVTEARKALESEEAENLIDHDEISREAIYRAENQGLIFLDEIDKITSDDRSGGPDVSGEGVQRDLLPIVEGTQVNTRYGQVKTDHVLFIAAGAFTVSKPSDLIPELQGRFPIRVELEELTAADFQQILTQTRHSLTQQYTALLSVDGTELTFEESGVVAIAEYAERVNQEIEDIGARRLHTVLESVLQDVSFSTGLGPVLIDSRYVKEKIESIIDDIDLSRYVL; from the coding sequence ATCGAAGGTCTGACCCCAATTCAAATTGTTGAGGAACTTGACAAGCACATAATTGGTCAGGATAAGGCTAAGCGCTCAGTGGCAGTAGCGCTGCGAAACCACTACCGTCGCAGACAACTCTCAAACGAACTGCAGGAAGAAATCACACCGAAAAATATCCTAATGATTGGCCCGACGGGTGTGGGTAAAACAGAAATTGCGCGAAGACTTGCCAGGCTCGCTAAAGCCCCTTTTATAAAGATAGAAGCCACCAAATTTACCGAAGTGGGTTATGTAGGACGCGACGTCGACTCTATTGTCAGAGACTTGGTTCAAGCTTCTTACATAATGGTTGAAGACGAAAAAAAAGATGAAGTTGCTGAACGTGCCTCTGTTGCAGCCGAAGAACGACTACTTGACGTGCTTCTACCTGGGGGTACGCAGGAGGGACGTAATAAGATGCGGGTCTTGCTTCTAGCTGGAAAGCTAGAAGAAAGACAGGTGGAAATCGAAATTAAAGAAGAACAGTCTCAAGCATCAATGATGATCCCGGGGATGGAAGAAATGGGCTTTAAGCTACAAGACATGCTGTCAAATGCAATGCCCAAACGAAGAGTAGATCGCAAAGTCTCGGTCACCGAGGCCCGTAAAGCTCTTGAGAGCGAAGAAGCAGAAAATCTTATTGATCATGACGAAATAAGCCGAGAAGCGATTTATCGTGCCGAAAACCAGGGGCTAATTTTCCTTGATGAGATTGATAAGATTACTTCAGATGATAGGTCTGGGGGGCCAGATGTGAGCGGTGAGGGAGTTCAACGAGACCTTTTGCCGATAGTTGAGGGGACGCAAGTTAATACCCGTTATGGTCAGGTAAAAACAGATCACGTCCTATTTATTGCCGCAGGAGCTTTTACCGTATCTAAACCCTCTGATCTAATACCTGAATTGCAGGGACGTTTTCCGATTCGTGTAGAACTAGAAGAGTTAACAGCAGCTGATTTCCAACAGATTCTCACACAAACACGCCACTCACTTACCCAACAATACACGGCACTTCTGAGCGTAGATGGGACTGAACTAACATTTGAAGAATCCGGGGTTGTAGCCATAGCGGAGTATGCGGAAAGAGTTAACCAAGAAATTGAGGACATTGGGGCCCGTCGCCTCCATACTGTCCTCGAAAGCGTACTTCAAGATGTCAGCTTTAGCACCGGCCTAGGGCCCGTATTAATTGATAGTAGATATGTCAAAGAGAAAATTGAATCGATTATTGATGACATAGACTTATCGCGATATGTCCTTTAA